The nucleotide window CACTTTACCTTCGGACAGTGTTTTTTCTACATATTCTTTTATCTGCTCCGCTGTAGGTTCTTTGGTCTGAAGCTGTTCCTGCATTTCAAATATCCATTTGATCACTTCCTGGTTAGCCAGGCCATGCAATGGTCCTGCCAGGCCGTTCATACCCGCAGCATAGCTAAGGTAAGGATCACTTAATGCAGACCCTACCAGGTGCGTGGTATGGGCCGATACATTTCCCCCCTCATGATCGGCGTGTATCACCATATATAAGCGCATCAACTCTTTAAACTGGTCATCATCATAGCCCAGCATGTGTGCAAAGTTGCCGGCCCAATCCAATAATCCGTCTGGCTGCAAAGCTTTTCCCTGCTTGTATTTTCTGCGGTAAACATAAGCAGCTATATGTGGTAAACGCGCAATCAGATCCAGGGTATCCTCAAAAGTAGCAGCCCAGTATTCTTTTTTGTTCATGCCTTCAGCATACTTTTTAGCAAAAGTACTTTCACCCTGTAAAGCCATAACACCTACAACAAACATGGTCATAGGATGGGTTTCTTTAGGTAATGCGCTCATTGTTTCAAACACATAGGAGGGCACATGGCTGCGACGCTGTAAAATGGAGGTCAGGTTTTCCACTTCTTCCTGGGTAGGAATTTCCCCTACCAGCATCAGGTAAAAAAGGCCTTCAGGTAACGGCTCGCTGCCTCCATTGGCTTTAGGTAGTTTATCGCGTAATTCATCTATCGAGTGCCTTCTAAAACGTATTCCGTCCTGGGCATCCAAAAGCGATGTTTCTG belongs to Niabella yanshanensis and includes:
- a CDS encoding citrate (Si)-synthase, eukaryotic; protein product: MEMLKQKFKAQADKLGEEIKAILKEHGDTVIGQTTLAQVYQGMRGMTALITETSLLDAQDGIRFRRHSIDELRDKLPKANGGSEPLPEGLFYLMLVGEIPTQEEVENLTSILQRRSHVPSYVFETMSALPKETHPMTMFVVGVMALQGESTFAKKYAEGMNKKEYWAATFEDTLDLIARLPHIAAYVYRRKYKQGKALQPDGLLDWAGNFAHMLGYDDDQFKELMRLYMVIHADHEGGNVSAHTTHLVGSALSDPYLSYAAGMNGLAGPLHGLANQEVIKWIFEMQEQLQTKEPTAEQIKEYVEKTLSEGKVVPGYGHAVLRKTDPRFTAQMDFGKKHMSDDPLVNTVWRIYETVPPILQSLGKVKNPWPNVDAHSGALLVHYGMVEYEYYTVLFAVSRALGVLSSLCWDRALSMPLERPKSVTTAAVKRWLNKEVQNLGD